The genomic stretch CACACTGCCAACCAATCTCAGGTCTCTGTCAGACCTCAGAATCCTGAGTTAGTCATTATGATCTCAATTTTGAAATTAAGAAGCAGAGGCTCACAGAGGGACAGCGAGTGGCTGAGTCACACTGCAGAACGCCTGCTGTAGCCCTGCTCTCCAGTCTGCCCTACTGCCTGCCGTGATTAAGCGCCACGTCTCTGGCTCTGCCATTCGGGCTGTGTCTTTGGCTTCTCCCCTGCAGCCTGGGTTCTTAGTTGCACCAGGGGGAGACGCCTTTGGCTGGGGGATCTGCCAAGCCAACCGTACTTCATGGACAGGCTGTTCCCAGTAATGggtctccctgtccctcacctGAGGGGTGGGGGCTTTGCAGGAGAGGGGTGGCATGGCTGGCAGGAGCTCTTGGATCCCTGAGCCTGTCTTTGCTCAGGCAGCAGCCTTCGGATGCCCAGACTGTAACGTGTCTATCTTTCTTCCACAGATGAGTGGGGCTGACGCAGTTGGGGATGACGATGAAGCCTCTcggaagagaaagagcaaaaacCTGTACGTTGCAAAGATCATGATCCTCAACCTTGCAATCAGGGAGGCTCCCCAACCCCCTTTTCCTCCTCTATCCTCAAACTTGCCTCTCCTCCACGGGtccaggtggggagaaggggctgTGTCCAGTCCTTCCCTAGACAGACACCAGTGAACAAGAGGATCTTAGGACTTAGCAGTGGCCCCAGGGTAGGGTCACGAGGGTCCTGAGCATCCGGCACTGCCCTCAGCATTCATGCGAGTGATGCAGTGTGCTGATTCAGTACCTGGAAGCCCCAGGGAGCCAAGCAGAGGCAACCAGCCAGGTTGTCCTGGCCCCGGCCCAGCCTCTGAGTCAAGCGGTGGCTGAGTGCCCTTGACAAGTTCTTTGCTGCCTCTGAGAAAGGACTGAACCGACAGTTTACTGGGATTCCCCCCTTTTCCTCCTAAGCCCTTGAATGCTAGCTGTCTTGGGAGTTACCAGGAGGTGGCGCTGCTGGTCTAGGTAGCAAAGCCCACACTCCCCAGCCTTTCTGGTCACACTCGCCTTACACTTCCGTTTTGGAGGTTTGTTAGAGGTGCCAAATAAATGAACAGGGTGTATGTGCGTTCTCCTTGGGCCTCCTTGTACACCTGGGTCCAAAGCCCTGGAGACtagggggagggatggagagaaggcagTGGGTCACATGGAGGCCCCCAGAaggagccccccctcccctctaGGTCTGGTAGTACCCACCATTATTTACCAGTGGGGTctgggggaggagacaggagtCTTCCCAGATGCCTCTGGCAGCCTTTTCCCTGGCCTCCACTTTGGCTCGTGTCCACTACCCGAGAAACTCTTTCTTTTCAGCTCCTTTGCCCTCTCCAGGTTCCTGTGCAACTGTAGGCTTCTCTCACTCTGCAGCCAGGAACAGTCACACCTTCTCGGGAAGGCAAAATGCACAAAAAATAGCCCTTTGCACCCACCATTGGGTCCAGGTATCACCAAAGCCACTGTGGGTGTTGCTCCTGGGGGGGATGCAGTAGGGGGCAGTAGGGGTGGTCACCTGGGGGTGCTGGAGCCATCTTGGTCCACCAACACTAGCCTTGCTTTGGGGTGGGCACTCTCTGCCTTTGAATGCCTGAAGCTCACATAATCGAGGACTCTTAGAATCTGAGATAGCAAcaaaaataactaatatttattgtgccaggcactgttctgtgtGTATTccatatattatctaatttaatctttaccagtatttaaaaaaaaatttcttaatgttttattttatttttgagagagagagagagagagagagagagagagtgcaagcagaggaggggtagagagagagggaaacacagcatgtgaagcaggctccaggctctgaccctgttagcacagagcccggacacggagctcaaactcgtgaaccgcaagataatgacctgagccgaagtctgactgagccacccaggcgcccctctttaccattgtttttattttacgtttcctttttttcttaccctATCTTACAAATGAGTAAATTGAAGGAGAAAGAAGCTAAGTTATTTGTCCTAGGTCACGCAGCAAGTAAGTGGTAGAGCGGGGATCTGAAACCTGGCGTGCTGGGGCTaacaatagaaatagaaatacatagGTATTTTTTCTTCAGAACCTCCTCTATTGAAGCTCCGAAGGAGGTTCACGGCAGCCCTGCAAGGTAGTCTTTGAGCCCCTAGAGATGAGAGCCCAGGCCCCAGAGCCCACCCCTTCCATGTCTTCATGGCTCCGATTGGAGGAAAGTGTTCTTTTAGATTCCTCTTATGGGTCCCTATTCTGCCTTCTGGACCCACGTGGGGACACGTGGCGCCTCTCTGAGCCCTGCCATCCTGTCAGACAGAGCACTATGCCCCAGGAAGTCACGTGCTGGCACCCGGGTTTGCTGAGGGCCCCAGTCCTCGCCCAGACGCTGCCAATCCCTGGACTCCTTGGCCTTAGCTCACGGCTGAGACCTGCCAGAGCAGcgtccccagccctgggcagctGCCCCAGACCCTCAGGACACTGTGGGCCTCAGCTCTGGTCTGAGCATTTTTGCCCTAGGCAATGTGCTTAAAACTCTACGTGCAGTTACAGCCCTAAGCAGCTGGTAGGTACTACAATCATCGCTTTTTGATGGATGAGAAAATTCGACATTCTGAGAGGTCAGGTAACTTGACAAAGAGCACACGGTTGGTAACctctggagctgggatttgaacctgagGCTGTGTGGCTCCAGAATCTCACACTTAACCTCCACAGGGTACCACCTCCCTTAACGCCTTACACAGAGTGTCCCGTAGGCCTTAATGCTACTTTAAGCTGGAATAACTGCAGAAATGTAATTACTACAAGCTTACAAACACCAGTCTGAAagttgaattattatttttttttactgtttacttatttttgagagagaaagagaggaagggtcagagagggagacacacacacacacacacacacacagcatgtgaagcaggctccaggctctgagctgtcagcacagagcccgacgcggggcttgaaccgcagactgtgagatcatgacctgagcccaagtcggacgcttaaccgactgagccacaaaaGTTGAATGATTTAAATTCCTTTTACGCTTAGGTAGCATTGTGATTTTGCCAATGCattcttcattttaacttttgGTTTCAAGTCAggattttttatatttagaaggacagagaccaaaaatgaaaaatgttaaagttcATCATTCAAATTTCACAAAACTGAATGTGTGTTAAACAAGTTACATAAATTAAAATCCCAAAtgacatttttgaaagtttatagGATTTGTACATCTGAAGTTATTTGAGCTTAAGTTTGTACTAAGACTTTTGGGGCATTGTGCATATTGGTGGCGGCTTGTATCCAAAGCCCACGACTGAGGCTGAGGCCAGCTGCCAGGAGCTCTTCTCCTGGAGGTGCCCGATGGCACCGATGGTGCCTGGGGGTCTAGGGACAAGGGGGGCACACTGGAGCATGGGACATTTAACCCCTTTCTTGCCGGCAGCTTTGCCCAGCTGCCTCCTGGGGGAGTGGCCAGACTAAAAATGATTCCTGGCTAAAAATAGCCAGTCCAGCCACCCCGGTGGGCAGAGcctcccgtccctccctcccGGCAATTTGCTGActtgttttctcctccttcccctggcGCTGCCATGGCAACGGGGAGGCCGGTCACAAATAACTGGGTCTGGCTCTCCGCCGGGCGGGCCCCAGAGGCCGCCCCTTGCAGACACATGCCCCTTTCACCGGCTCCCTCTCAGGGTTGGCCGGgagggatatttttttttccgcTCCCCGTCCTGGGCCCTCCCATTTCCTGGCTCCTCCCGTCTGAGTCCCAGCCCGGCCTGCGCCCGGGAGCCCAGTCCTCCGGCCGAGATCGCGGCGAACGAGCGCTCCCTCGGCTGGCGGCAGCCCGCGGTACCGTCGCTGCCCGGCGCCCGGGACGCAGGCCTGGGGGCAGGAGCCTGGGGGGCGCTCCCCGCGGACCACCCCGGGCCCCAAGGTGGGGGGCCCCGCGGAGATGCTCCGAGGCATGTACCTCACGCGCAACGGGAACCTCCAGAGGCGGCACACGATGAAGGAGTAGGTGCCTCTCACCCCAGCGCACGCCCTTCCCGCCCTGCATTTGCCGGGGCTGAGTGTGCCAGGCTGACCGACCcccttctctgcttctgcccccaGAGCCAAGGACATGAAGAACAAGCTGGGCATCTTCCGGAGGAGGAACGAGTCCCCTGGGGCCCAACCTGCGGGCAAGGCGGACAAAATGGTGAAGTCATTCAAgtaggtccccccccccccccccgcccccgacccccGTGACCCCTCAGGCACTCGCTGGTCCCCGCTGGTCCCCGGGGAAGCAGGGCTGGTGGCCGGCTTAAATGCACAGGGCTTTTTGGCTGGACCCAGCTCTGGGGTGGATGGAGGCTCTCTCAGAGAGCCTGGCACCTGGCAAGCAGCAGCCCTCACCCGGAGCAGCTGCTCTGGGAAGGACAGCCAGGCAGGGACAGAGGTGGGAGCTGGAAGTGGTGTCGGCCCACGGAAGCGGGGTGGGCCCCCCTTCTGGGCTCCTCAGCTGGGCTGGCCACTGCCCGGCCCGAGGGCAGCCGACAGagtgcccccagccccagccaccccACTTCCCCAAAACCTCCCGGTGCCTCACtgtgtcccttccctccccccctcagGCCCACCTCAGAGGAAGCCCTCAAGTGGGGTGAGTCCTTGGAGAAGCTGCTGCTTCACAAATGTAAGTGGGGGCCGGCCGGCCTGCTCCCCTCCCGGTgttacctccctccctcttctctttgctcctctcccagaCCCAGAGACTGAGGCTGGTCCCAGAGAggttgcctttctctctctgctgggtCCCCCTAGGGGCCTCTGCTGTCGGGAGAGGCCCTTGGGCTGGCCTCGGCGCCGGCTTCTGCCAGCGCTGCCCTGGCCACGGGAGCTGGCATTGCCTGCCAGAGGCCACTGGGACCTGTGTGCTCAGACCCGGAGTCCCAGAGTAACAATAAACATTTCCACGTACCCAGGGCTTGCGCTGGGCCAAATGTGCCCCGCGTCTCGTGGGCAGGATCCCCTCTGATCCTCGCAGGGCTCCAGGAAATAGACTCGTGACCCCCACTCTACAGATGAGGGAGCTGAGGCACTAGACAGGGGAGACATCTGGCCAAAGCtcccagagaggcagagtggcAGGGGTGGTCCATGGCCCTGGGCCCCTGGCTCTTGGAAGCGGTTATCTTACTAAGCTCTGCACCCTAAAGGCCCCTggaggggaagctgggtggccAGAGGGCAGAAGTAGCTGGTTCTGCCTCTCACAAAGGGCCTGGGCTTCTCCTCACAGATGGGTTAGCAGTGTTCCAGGCCTTCCTTCGCACCGAGTTTAGTGAGGAGAACCTGGAATTCTGGCTGGCATGTGAGGACTTCAAGAAGGTCAAGTCACAGTCCAAGATGACAGCCAAGGCCAAGAAGATCTTTGCTGAGTACATTGCGATCCAGGCGTGCAAGGAGGTAAGGCCTCAGGCCGGGCCCTCAggatccccatccccatccccatccccagtgGCCTCTCAGTGATCGTAGGTACCTGGCAGCCTCAAGGAGCTCAGGAAGAAGAGGCCAGAGTGACCTTCGGGGACCATGTGTCCAGGGTGCAGAGGAAGCAGACAGGGGCCCTGGGAAGAACAGAAATGGTCACTGCCCAGGCACCGGTGTGGCAGGCACCTGCTAAGCCCTTTATGTGTGTGCTCTTTTATTTAACCTGACGACAACCTGTAATGGGTTtaatattctcttcattttaaaaatgaggagacaggggcgcctgggtggcgcagtcggttaagcgtccgacttcagccaggtcacgatctcgcggtccgtgagttcgagccccgcgtcaggctctgggctgatggctcggagcctggagcctgtttccgattctgtgtctccctctctctatgcccctcccccgttcatgctctgtctctctctgtcccaaaaataaataaaaaacgttgaaaaaaaaaatttaaaaaaaaaaaattaaaaaaaaaataaataaaaatgaggagaCAGTCTCAGAGAACCTAGTCAGAGTAACCCACACCTACGGAGTGCTGACTGAGTGCTAGATGCTGCGTGCAGAGTCACAGTGGACGATCTATCGATTTAATCCATATCTATTCAGCATGGATGACCTTGCTTAGTCTTCAATGCTCTTTGAGGGACAGACTGTTCTTCCTAGCCTGCAGACGAGTCAACGGGACTCAGAGCACTTAGATGACTCGCTCAGGGTCACACACCTAGGTGTGGCGCTGCCGGGATTCGAACCAGGCAGTCGGAACTTAGAGGGGGTGTCCGCAGGCGCTATACACTACCAGCCCTACAATGAGTGACCGAGCCACGACTTGAATCGCTGACCTGAGGGCCTCCACTCTGAGCCTTAAGACGTGGAGCAGAGGGGCTCGGAGGTGAGAGGCTGGGTAGGTCACGTTCCTGGCCCTCCGCCCCCAGGATCGCCCCCCTGCAGGTAGACCTGAGCGCACTGCCCTCCGCCTCCGCAGGTAAACCTGGACTCCTACACACGGGAGCACACCAAGGACAACCTCCAGAGCGTGACCCGGGGCTGCTTCGATCTGGCGCAGAAGCGGATCTTCGGGCTCATGGAAAAGGACTCGTATCCGCGCTTCCTCCGCTCCGACCTCTACCTGGACCTCATTAACCAGAAGAAGATGAGTCCCCCGCTTTAGGGGCTGCCAGAGTAGAGCTCGGTGTTCACATCAGGCGGGCTGGGCCCCCTTcccacctgcctctctccccctgcgACGGAGGGGGCAAGCAAGCCCCCGGAGGCTGTGTCTCCGGACGGACAGACGGACATTCAGACGAGAGGCCTGGACCGAGAGAGGCCCAGGCCACTGGAGGAGAAGAAGGACCGGCCCCGTTGGGTCCTCACTGCCCCGGTACGAGGGGGCCCAAGGGCCCTGGCAGGTCAGGGGCCATGGCTGAACCAGATCCGGAGCTGCTGCTCTGTGCTGCAAAGACTCAGCATTGACCAAGTTCCTTAAAGAACTGGCTGATGGGGCAGGGGGCCTGGCTGTGGGCTCCAGCGCTCTCCTTAGGGGCCACTGGGGCTGCAGCTGAGACCCTCaccttgagttttatttatttaaacagtaGTCGGATGCTTGGCACGTTGTCCTGTAATAGGAAATTTTTGCCTCATCAGTGTTCCTAATTTACAAGTGCAATATTTTAACCAATGCCTTGTGAAAAGCCACCTTGCAGAGAGGGTGGACCCCACTTTCCAGTTTCGGGCACCAGTGGTGGCAGCTGGGTCTTCCGGACTGATGAGGCCTGGAGGGGTGGGTGCCGCCGTGTGACCTCGCACAGAAATCCAGCACCTGCTGCGTGAGGTGTCCCTCAGGGGCTCTGGGAAGGCGTGGCACCCTCAGACTACACAGCAGCCAAGTTCTGGAGCAAATAAAAGGCCTGTGTTATTTCTCGTTCTTGACCCTTTCTGGGTGTTCCCGGGTTTGAGCTTTCCCAGGGTCACTGGGGCTGGGAGGGTCAGAACGGCTTCTATCTCGCCATCACCCGCCTCCCATCCCAGAGCCATATACACGATACACCGGTGATTGCCCCTCCCTGACAGGGTGCCTCCCTGGGCCGGACACTCGGCCGTGCTTGTCCTGTTTACCATCTCATCTTCTCCACAAGCCTGGGAGGTGAGGGTTAtgcccatttcatagatgaggagactgaagcaCAGGCAGGTGgggtgacttgtccaaggtcacacagctggcaagtggcagaCGGTTCTGCGTGGGCCCAGCTGGCTATAAAACCTGTACTCTGGATTGCTGTCCTCTACTCGCCACAGAGTGGAGTCCTAGCCTGGCCACCAACTGGCGAAAGCCCTTCAtttttctgccccccaccccttaaCCTGAGGTTCTAGTGGAACTTTCGGGTGGCACAGGGCTTGTTGGTGGAGGTGGATGATGCCGGGCGTGGGCAGGCCCATGCATGCCTTTAGGATAGAAAGCAGAGCTGGGCAGGTGACGAGGAACAGGGATTACAGAGAGTCCCTCTGTGTCCCTGGGGAAGGCTTCCCACTCTGTGCCTAATGGGAGATGCAAATTTAGGAAAGGCCCCGTCCAAAGCTGCACTTCACCGGAGGCCCTGGACTGCTTGCCTGGGGGAGGTAGAAGGGAGCCTGGAACCCAGGCCAAGCTGATGCCAAAGCCGCCCCCACATGCCACCTGCCAGGGTCTGGGGCGCAGGGGCCTGGACATGGCCTGGAGTGGGGACTGGCCCAGCTGGGCTGGCTTTGATGAAGCCGGACGGAATTGGTGCAGGAGAGGCTGGGCCCCATCTCCCTGGATCTGTTCCCTGCCCGGGGTCCTGGGTTCACATCTGCCCGCAGTAAGTTGGAGACACAGAGGACACAGGGCTGTGTGGTcagtctcctccctgcctcccctcgcTGTTTTTCCCTGGAGGCCTAACCTGGGGCcaggcatacagtaggtgctcagcacaCGTTGTACAGCCTTCTTTTCTAGTACTGGAGTGTGAGCTCTTCTAGGAGTGGAGATGGGTCTTCTTCAGGCACCAGGGCCTGGCATTGGACCTGGCCTGAGCCCTATTTGGCCTCGTAATCAGTGAAGAGCTTTCCCACCATGGAGCCACCTCAAGGTTTCTAAAAGgatggtgaggggcagagatgtGCCCCTAACTCAGAGCAAGGGCACCTCGCAGATGGCATCCGGGTCTGAGATTGGGGGTCTGACAGCTGGGAAAACAGGCCCAGAGGGGACCACAATACCGCTCCTGTTCCTCCCACGATGGCCAGCAGGCAGAGCTGGCAGCTGACGGAGCCCTGGACTTGAGTCTCAGCCTGGCCCGACTTCTCTGGTGCCCTCCACTTGGAGGAGACCCTGTGCCCCTGAAGAGCCTCACCTTCCCCTTTCCTCGGGTTCCAGGGGTTTAGCCTTGGGCCAAGCCCTCCACCTTCCCACCCCCGAGTTGCCATGGAAACCGAAGTCCCGGAGAGCAAAGTCAGGCAGATGGAATTCTCATTTCGGAAGGCCCCATTGCCTGGTTCCATTACTCACACTGGGTCCCTTGGCCCAGAGAGGCTTTGACTCTGCTGAGCAGCTGGATGGCCCACTGGAAAGGTGCCTGGAtccccctgccctgggccctgacTGGGCTCCCTGGGGACCTTGGGCACAGCCCTCTCCACTGAGGCCTCAGTCCCCTCACGATATAGTGGGCtgtcccccactttttttttttt from Panthera uncia isolate 11264 chromosome D4, Puncia_PCG_1.0, whole genome shotgun sequence encodes the following:
- the RGS3 gene encoding regulator of G-protein signaling 3 isoform X7 gives rise to the protein MLRGMYLTRNGNLQRRHTMKEAKDMKNKLGIFRRRNESPGAQPAGKADKMVKSFKPTSEEALKWGESLEKLLLHKYGLAVFQAFLRTEFSEENLEFWLACEDFKKVKSQSKMTAKAKKIFAEYIAIQACKEVNLDSYTREHTKDNLQSVTRGCFDLAQKRIFGLMEKDSYPRFLRSDLYLDLINQKKMSPPL